The Eublepharis macularius isolate TG4126 chromosome 15, MPM_Emac_v1.0, whole genome shotgun sequence genomic interval TGCTGCTGAATTCAGCCAAATCAGGTTTTAGCTCTGAATTCAGTGAAGATCTCTAGACTGAGTGCAAATAAACTGATTTACCTCAAGGCTTTCCTTATGCCCAGAGACTCCAAGCAGGGATGGCTGTCATCCGTCTGTATGTCTCAACCACAATCAGTTTCCTTGTGTGTAAAGGAGAAGTGGGTGCAGCCCACCCCAGCCCTGGCAGGACCCACAAGGGCACCTGCAACAGCAGCCACAATGGACCCCTAAGCTATAAGCCAGACCTGCAATGTGGGGGGGCATCACGTGGACACAGTCCAGCCCCGACTCCTTCAGGATCTGCTGCATTCGGATGTGGTCCTCCGTCAGTGGCCGCAACTTGGCAGGAACCTTCTCCAAATCCCACATCAGGAACGCTAGGTCAGGAAGTGCATGGCATCTGGTTACGAGCTGCCCCTTCCCCGTGCTCCCTGCTGCAGGATAGGGGTCTCCCACAGCATGTGCCCAGCGCTGGGGCTATGCCTGGGGTGGCCCCTCTTCACGTGCAACACATTAAGAAAAGCGCATGCACAGCCACACTGAAGTGTAACAGGCAGTGCGCCCCAAAGGATGCAGCATCTACGTGCTGTTCTTATATCTGAGAGGCCTGGATGCAAATCCTGCCACTTGCTAACTCTCCTCTCTCCTGCAGAATAGGAACCTTCACAACACAGTTGTTGCCTTGAGGAGCCCCAGTCAAACTGTACTTCTGAGTGCTGCTTGCTCTGGCTCCACCCAAGACTGAATTGCTATGGAACACAACCCGGGGTCAGTCCCAAGGAAATGTGGCTCGCCAGATGGGGCCCCGCCCAGAAGCAGCTCCGGAGGCTTTGCAGAGGGGCTCACCTGAAAGACAAACCACCACCTTGCGGATGCCGTGGGACTTCATGGCTTCAACAATATTCCGAGTGCCTTCGGACATCATGGTGGTGGGACCTGAGGAGCAAGGGATGGAAGGGGACAGTCAGAAAAGCTCACgggagggggaagtggggaggTGCTGTGGAGGAGACGCCCCTCTCGTACTCAGGTCATTGCGTGTGCCCAGAATGACGATCACAGCGTCTTGCCCCTTCACCGTTCGATCGACATCCTCAGGATTCAGCACGTCTCCCACGACGACACGTGCTGGCCGGAGCTCTGGCGGGAGGCGGACTGGGTCCCGCACCAGCACTGTCACCTGGTGGCCTGGAAAGAAGGGCAGGGAGAGAGCCAGTGCAGTTagcgtagtggctagagtgtcagactaggatctcggagacccaggttcgaatccccacgaTGCCAGGGAAGcagcctgggtgaccttgggccaatcccacctcacagggttgatgtgaggaaaaaatggagaacaatGCAAACTGCTTTGAGCCCCTGTTGgggggaaagatggggtataaacgaAGAAAAAATAAATACCCCCAAGAGGATTCACTGCAGAAGGGACCTGATGGGGTTAAAGCAGAGCGAGATGGCAAAGGCCGCAGGCCTCTGTATcatgtggggcagggggtgggggtgggattgggCCTTAGGAGCTGTCCAGGGCAAACCCCTGAAAAAGAGAGATGGGTGGCAGCTGAAGCCCACCCAGAATTGTGAAAATAACACACGATCTCAACAATGCTCGCACTGAGCACTGAGCTCATTCCCATTAGGAGAAAGAAGCACCGTTTCCAGGTGCCTCAGTGACAGATCAAGACCAATAGCCctgtgagtctgtctgtagcagtcaaaaagagcaagagtccagtagcccctcgAAGCCTgacaacatttgtggcaggggatggagcttttgtgagtcacacagcaCCCTTCTTCAGAGACTTCttcagactcacaaaagctctcatcccctgccacaaatgttgtcAGGCTTcgaggcgctactggactcaggGGGCAGTTGCTGCCTCCTTgggacccccccccttccataaCTCCTTGTGCCAAGGgaggcctgcccccccccccaagtagcttTGTTTTGTCTGTTGTAACCGGCAGGTCAGAAGCTCCCCATTCGGCGGGGGCGGGTGGGGCCTGCTCCGGCGCTTGCTTGGCGGGCCTCGGCCCTTCTCTGCATGCGCCAAGCGCGCCGCCTTGCCCGGGCAGATAGGGCCGCCCCAGAGGCCGGGGCGCAAGCCGGTCTGGCCGATAACACGCCGCGCCTCCTTATCGCTGCGGGTCCCGCCTGCCGGGCGCAGCGGCCTTCCCCCACCCGCCAgccagtccgggggggggggcaggggccagGGAGATCGCGGTTCGGGTCCCGGCCGGCGCAGGCGCTTCCCGGGCGCCCTAAGCAGCTTCTCCCCGTCGGGCGGCGTAAAGGCTGCGCTCCTGCGAGGATCGCGTTGTCGGTCGCGACAGGCCGTGTTaatcccgggggtggggggtgggctctgCGTCGCGCGCCCCCCCCCGGCGATCTCGGGGCTCGCAGCCATGCAGGGGCCCCACGAGAGACGCCCTCGCGACGGCTCTGAGTAAAACGGAGCCAAGCGCCGCCCCAGATCCGGAGAAAGCGCCGGGCCCGGAGGGCCGGAGCGAGGCCGGGAGGGCGGCTTCCGGCCCCTCGTCCCGcgccgcccggcccggccccttACCCGCCTCGAGGGCTTGCGCCAGGGTGGCCGAGCCGGTCATGCCCGTGGCGCCGAAGATGGCGATGCGCTTGCCGGAGGCTGCCATGCCGGGCCCCGTCGCGTCTGCCGCCGGCCCAGCCTGGCCCAGCCGCCTTCCGCCCAGAGCTCCTCCTGCGGAGGCTGGCCGGGGGAGGCGCCCGCTGCCGGCGAGGCAGGGCCCAGCTGGAGCCGAGGGCGCGGCGTCCCGGGAGCCCGCCCGGCCGGAGGGGGAGCGCCGCCGAGGGTTTGGGCGCCGGCCAGAAGCCGGGAGGGACGCGCCGGGCTTGCTGGGCTACCTGCTTCCCCCTCCCGCCCCGCAAACGGCAAGTCCGCGGGCCTGACCCGGAGAGCTCCTTGCTCGTCTGAACGGTTGGCCGCACACGTGCACGCTTCTCCCAGGGCACCGCGGAGCTGGACGGACGGGGAAGCTGGGCCTGGGGGGCTGCCCTCCAGCGCTCCTGTAGACCGGCccttctgcctccccgcccctgcTAGTTGCGGAGAAAAAAGCCACCGAGAGTGTACCCGGGGCGGACGGTCATTCGGGACAGCTTCGTCCGCCTCTTTCTAAACAAACCCGCAGAGTTCCCTGCTCTGCAGAGCTCTGCCTCAGCCGGAGGCCTCGCAGCACGGGGCTCGGCCCAGGAGTCTTTCCAGGCGGCCGGGCCGGGCCAGTGCGAGCGAGGCCCAAGTGCCGCAGCAGCGCCTCCCCCGCGGCGTGGCCAAGCGCTCTGTGCGGCTCCGGAGGCCTGCGCATTTTCCGGACGGCCGAGCGGGAAAGGACGCCCTTGCCAAGGATCGCGCCTCCTCAGCGGGGTCATCTGGCTGCTGCCAGCCGCCGGGCTCGGGAGGGCGGCTGCCCACCGCGCCGGGCTTGTGTGAAGGGCGAGCGAGGCGAGCGTCTTCCTTGCGGCGCAATGCGCCGCCCCCCTCCCGGCCCGGCTTGCCGGGCCTGGGAGGGACGGAGCGGGGCGCCCGGATTGGCTGCCGGAGCCGGACGGCGCGGATGCTGACGAGGCTCGCCGAGGTGGGCTGCTCTTCCCGCTGCAGCCGCTGCGAGAGCCGCCGCTGGAGGGTGGAGGCGGCCGGGCAGGGCGCGGCTTCGTTCGGCGCCGGCCTGCTTGGAGCGCTGGTGAGTCCTGCCTTGCCCTGCCCTGGGGAAGGGGCGCTGCCGGGAGCCCCCAGCCCGAGCGCTCTGCGGCCGACGGGGCTCCCAAGCTCCTGCGGGAGGCCCGGCCTTGGCTGCCAGCTCCTCCCGGCTGGGCGCCCCGGCCGCCGAGAAGGCCTGGCGCACAAGCCCGGGGGGACGCCGGAGGGCTTCCGGGCGGATCGGGCCGGAGGTGCGGGCGCCGCTCTTTCCTCCCGTTGAGCGCCGGGCGTGCCGCGCGGGCAGACTGGCGGCCTCGGGGAGCCGCCTTTCGGCGAGGCTGCAGGGCCCGCGGAGGGGACGCGCCCGAGCTCTGCGGAGCCCCGCTCGGGTGGTTTCCGCGCTGGAAGCCCGGCTGGCCTTCGAGCTCCCAGCGACTACCCGGGTCGCTTGCAGAAATGGCGACTCGCCTCAGCTGCAGGGACGGGAGCTTTGCGAAAGCGACTCTCTCCTCTGGACCACAAATCCCCAACGGCCGAAAGAACGAATGGGCTGCCTGAGAGCGAGCAAAGCGCGAAGCGATGCGTGGCAAGCAGGCGTCCCCTGGGGCGGCAGCAGAGCCGCTTTGGACTCGGGGGTTCGCCCCGGTCGGGAATGGTGGCCCTACCGGGCCAGCTGGGAGCGTTCCTCGGGGCCTCCCGGTAAGCTAGTGGGCTTTCCACCAAGGGAGGGTGAGTTGGCCAGCTAGCCCTTCCCAGGCCTTGGTAGCGCCCGGATTAGACCGACGAGTTGTACCCGGGGCTGCCGCGGAAGGTGACCTAGACCTTTTCAGGGGTTCCGAACGCAGCTGCCAGAATAGACATTGGGGCTCGCCCTGTTTTAGCACCGGCCCGTTCAAAGTCCTGGGTTGTCCTTGAATGTCTTGGTTCCAAAGTTCTTGAAGGACCGCTGGTAACCCATAGGTACCTGACCGGACTCGGGGGTCATCTCGGCGGGTTCTGTTATGGGAAGCCGTATTACTCAAGATGGGAAACTGTGGGAAGAAAGCCTTTTGGGCCTTTCGAAAGCCAGTTGGGTGTACTGCtcaagagcgcgggactctaatctggagagccgggtttgattccccactcctttgcttgaagccggctgggtgaccgtgggtcagtcacagctctctcagagctctctcagccccacccaccgcacagggtgattgttgttgtggggacaatataacccactttgtaaactgctctgagtgggtgttaagttgtcctgaagggcagtatataaatcaaaagttattattaTGGGTGTTTGCTTCCATTTCTGGAACTGCCTTGGTCAGACGCTTTGGCATGCTTTCCAGccacttttaaaaatgcatctgaTCCAGAAGGCCCTTGAACCAGATTTTAGATTGCCTTTGGGTTTCATTTCCTTTTAGTTTTTGTGTTTAAGGATTTTATGTGCTTGTATGGATTGCTTTGTATGATGTGTTTTATtttccaatggagacccaaagctgcctctgttgttctcctctcctccactgtatcctcacaacaaccttgtgaggtaggttaggtggagagagagtggctggcccaaggtcactcaggggGCTTCCATGGCGGAGggcgggatttgaacctgcacctcccagatcctagagcaACGATCTGAGCAGTACACCACAGTGGCAGTTAACTCTGAACTTTGTAACCTGACTTGAGCATGTTTTAGACATGGAAAGGCAGGATGTAAGTGAgctgaaataaaattttaaaattatgttgTGTACTTTTCTGAAGGGATGCTAACAACACTGGCATACCTTACATGGCTCTTATTACAGCAACACAGTGTAGGTGAGGAGAGCTTGAAGTGCAGACCGTCTGCTGGGAAATACCAGGGagatcagctgggcaggtgcTGCCGCACGAGGAGTTCTGCCGTTTCTGTGGTGCCGGAGCAccgtcctccttcctctctgagGTCTAGAGCCAGTCAAACGCTGTGGTTACAGGGGCCCCCGAGTTCAAAGCTTCCCTCTGCCCTGGACTTCACAGGTGGCCTTTGGGAAGCCACCTGCTCTGTCTCAGGCTCGGTCCCTGAtctgggagggaggaaggaaagtaAATTGGGAATATCCCTGGCCTACCTGTCCGGAGTGTTGTCCGGAAGGAAGGCAGTTGCATGCAGCCTTTATGCCCTGCTTACGAGCTCCTCAGAAGCACCGCAGTTGACTGGGTGGGCCTGGGATGTTCTCACTAGGGATGTTCTCACCCTGTTTTGGCAATCCCCATCATATCTCTGCTGCACAGATTCCTGCCGTCCCCTCCcctggagagccccccccccttcatcttgTTCAGAAGGAGAGACCGTGTGAGCAGCCTGAGCTTTTCCTGTGGCCCATGACAGGTCTGGCCCTGATGCCATCTCCCCGTCTCTCTCCCATGAGAGGGataagattcgggtccagcagcaccgtACAGACTGACCTAATTTCCAGGATGTGAGTTTCccagagtcagggctcccttcgtcagatgcatgaagtgagaGGAACATAAGcatgcactgctgccaccactcctTTGTGGGCCGGAGGGAGGCTTCTGGCGGGGCTTGCAGCCGGAATGGCAGAGACCGTCCTGGTCCCCAGCGCCCTTCAGTACTTAATTTCCGTTGCTTACATCTTGAGGGTGGGGACCAAGGAAGTAGGAGGAAGAGAGCCCAGCTGACCCAGTTCAGAGAGGCTGATCGGAAAGGATCAGATggcatgggggggcggggggggcagaagcAACGCGACCCCTTCCTCTTGCTCCAGTGTGGCTGACAAAGCTTCCCTCATTTGTTCCCAACGCTGCTTGCTCCATGTGCAAGGAAGCTCTTCCTGCTGCCGAGGCTGCCTCTTCCTCGCcttccccaggcttctggtcaGGCTGCTGGCTGCAGATCAGACGGCTTTGCTACAACAAGAAGCAGCTGAATTATAGAAAGCAAGTCAGGCACAGCCTGCAGGATCAACAAGACCCTGTCCGTTTCAGTGGATTGCTCAGGAGCGCTCCCTGGTGGGTCACGCCAGTGGTGCCTGTGGGGCAGTGGGCAGCCAGATGTGGCCCCCTCAGTGGCGTCCCCTGTTCCCGTGATGCCCCTGAGAATCGACGGCAGTCGCTCTTCATATCCTGCACCTCTTAGTCCAAAACCAAGAACAAAATCCTGGTAATACTTTCTATGAGGACCAACCAAACCGACACAAAACATAGTGCATCTCTCAGTGCCGCCTGCGAGGAAGGCGCACAGCCCTCCACTGGAAAGGAGGCCGTGCGACACTTTGCTCTCTCCTTGGAATAACAGAATAATATTTCCGTACCCAATGAAAGTGTCAGCCTGTTCAGCCTGCAGAATTTATTTCTCAAACTGGCCATATCAAAGAGCTTAAAGTGAGGTCTGACTGGCAAATCCCCTTTTGATAAAGAACTTTCTCAGTACAAAACATTTATAATTGGGTTCCTGGTTTAACTCTTTCCCAACAATGCACACAGAAACTTCTTTTCAAGCTTAAATCATTTAAGCAagatattaaaaaattaaatgctggTTAAACAGAATCCTACTAGTAATGAAATTATGCATGCAATGAGATTTAGATCGCTTAACATTCTCAACCataactaatcaaatcttagttAACTATTAAATGCATTGAAATTTCTAGACACACAAGGACGTACATTTCTCACTTAACATCATCTGGGTGAGATTTCCTTAATCAAAAGCCTAATTTCCTGTCTGTGCTTCATCTGTTTATACTCTATAGATAAATCGCCATGATTTTTAACAGGTGATAATAAAACTGTCATTAGTCCTAATCTagttgatcgttaatttttttcaTCATGTGATGTATTGCtaaagctaacatatcattgctCACTTGTACAAATTAGTTTCTTATAAAGCTTTAAAGCTACTAGAAAGCTATGTTAACAGATTACAGTTAGTCTTTTCTAGTAATTAAAAATCATTCACCGGCTCTTTTCCAGTtacttttaattggttgtcaaagatAAAAAGGTGCCTGTATTTGTTTGACAAGCTGCTCGTGAACTGCGTTAAAGGTCATACAGAGTTTGCAAAATCACATACGTATCACTTGAGTGTATCTGATTCGAATCAGTGGCCGTGGCCTGGGGATTCTTCCACGGTTGATTCAGTCCTCCTGTGCATTGTTCTTGGGGAGAAGGGGGACATGGAAGCGtgtggcggggtgtgtgtgtctcacctgcCTCTGTGCCTTGAGGGGTGGGGGCTGTGCTGGCTTCCCCTCAGCAGTGGCTGAGACAGGCCAGGAGCACGCAACCTGGAGGCCGTGAAGCAATCTGGATTCTGACTTCACCTTTCTTTAGACTACCCCAGATAGCCCTGTACTGAAGGGCAACATTTCTCAGAGCCAGCCTCTAAATTTAGGAACCAGTCCTGCTTACAGAGCTGAGAAAATAATTCACATTCCTGGGGGATGTGATTTTATTTGCACCTCAGCTAGTTCCTTGGCCTTgttgtgatggtggagagtgccctcaagtcatagctgctttagggcgacccctggcggggtctTCATGTCAAGAGACCaatacaggtggtttgccattgcctgcctctgcaatcctggtcgtcattggaggtctcccatccaattactaaccaaggccaactctgcttagcttctgagatctgatgagatcaggctcacctgggctatccacgtcAGGGCAGCCTTATTGTTGGCCATTACATCCCCAGAAACCTGGTGGCATTGGCTggttccctcctctcctccctgcGCATGATGTGTTGGGTGCTCCAGAGGGTAGAGAGGGGTGCCAGTTCAATCGAAGCCTGTCCATTATCCTGTGAAAGTGCTGAAAAAGAGTTTCTCTGGCCAGGCTCAGAGGCGCTCTCTCTGCAGTGGCTTTGCAAAGAAGCTTGTGTAGCATAATAGGTAAAGTGTTGGGCTGCAGTCCTGGAGTTCCACGGTTCCAGTTTTGTCTTTGCTGCCTGAAGGCAAGCCTGCCTCATCAACGAAGGTGGCCTGCCTTCCAGAGAGTCTGTAATATATGTGAGGCCCTTTGAAGAAAGTAGGACTCTTCTTCGGCCCTGGTTTGGAGCTTGACTTGTATGCACTGGGCCAATTAATGCTGCCCTTTCTCAAAGCCAGAGCCCAGCAATAGAAGCAAACCTCTTGCTGCTTCAGGAGTTCCTGAAAACCCTCCTATGAAGAGCAGATGGCAAACGTCACACCGGCAAAGCTGGACAACATGGAAGTGCAGCCGCCGCCGCAGAACAACAACTTGCGGTGGGAGACCACAGACCATCACCACAGGCCCTGGGACGAGACCACGGCTACCGCCAAGCTCTTTGAATGCTCACGGATCAAGGCACTGGCTGGtatgtggggagtggggggggggagtcccctgCACATCGTATGTGTGGGCATAGGCTTTGGGGGCCCCTGCTGCCAACTTGCATTTATGCACGTGTTCTTGCCCTGAGTATGTTTGGTGAGAAGATGCTGGATTGCAGACTCCAAGCACAAGCAGGAGAATTAGGAAGCAGGGCAGCAGGCGCGTGGGGGCACCGGCTCGTGTTTTCTGGCGCTTCCTCCAGAGGGCCCTTTCCTAGCCCCAGTGATGCTCTGGAAGTGCCCCCTCTGTATGGCTGCAGTAGAAGCCATCAATGGTGCTGACTGGCTGGCTCCAGTGACATCACGAAGCCATTTCCTCTATCTCCAGAGCCCTTTGCAACACTTTTTCAATTGTTTGTGAGGCTTATTTACAATGCGGCAATGACTGGATGCTTAAATGGATGCAAATTATGAATGCACTCAGCATTTAAACTGTTGAGCTCCTGCCTGAAATAATgtgagaggggaaactgacagctGTCCTGTGaattctctgtctttctctctctcttttcattaTGCCTGTCTTCACCTTCCAGTTTGAaggtttgaggggggggggggtacttgcCTCAAGCAGCAGAGTTCAGGGGGGCCACTGTCAGCAGCAAATGGGGAGCCAGGCCAAACAGGGACCTACCCTGGGGCACAACCCCCTAAAAACATGCTACAAAAGCATGCTGGGAGCCAGACCCATCGCTGGAGGGAGGGGTCTTGGGCATCTGGAGGCTTGGCGAGGCAAAAGTTTAACCTGTGCAAACTCTGCCAGACGAGCGAGACGCCGTGCAGAAGAAAACCTTCACCAAGTGGGTGAATTCGCACTTGGCCCTTGTCTCCTGCCGGATCAGTGACCTGTACACAGACCTGCGGGATGGCTGCATACTGACGAAGCTGCTGGAGGTGCTCTCTGGAGAGCCGCTGGTGAGGAGGGCCCGATGGCCTCTGCATGGGAGCGGCGGGGGCAGCCCTGCTGCTCCCCTTTCCCGGGATGTTCTGGGAAAGGCGCTCTGCGTGTGCTCAGAGGCCCTGCCGCTGTTCGTGTCCCATCACTGGGAGCTCCTGCAGCACTGAGGGTGGGGGCGggtgtggcagatggcaatgcgcTTTGCGAGCAGAGCTCCCCAGGTTCGGACCGGGCTGCCCCTCATGACCTCTTTTTCCTCCCTGGAAGCCCAAGCCAACCCGTGGCCGCATGCGGATACACTCCCTGGAGAATGTGGACAAGGCCCTGCAGTTCCTGAAGGAGCAGAGAGTCCACCTGGAGAACGTGGGATCCCACGATATTGTCGATGGCAACCACCGCCTGACTCTGGGGCTCATCTGGACGATCATCCTGAGATTCCAGGTGTGGCTCCCTCCGCTGAGCCTAGTCCCAGTGCAGGTCGAGAGCCACAGCAGACTTAATGGTGGCGTGGGGGGAGCAGTGGGGCAAGGTCAGCTGCTGAGCTCAGGAAGCCTGTTTGGG includes:
- the BLVRB gene encoding flavin reductase (NADPH); protein product: MAASGKRIAIFGATGMTGSATLAQALEAGHQVTVLVRDPVRLPPELRPARVVVGDVLNPEDVDRTVKGQDAVIVILGTRNDLSPTTMMSEGTRNIVEAMKSHGIRKVVVCLSAFLMWDLEKVPAKLRPLTEDHIRMQQILKESGLDCVHVMPPHIAGDQPLTGDYTVTVDCSGGSRVISKHDLGHFFLKCLTTSEYDGKNIYLSRHYPKD